The proteins below are encoded in one region of Meriones unguiculatus strain TT.TT164.6M chromosome 18, Bangor_MerUng_6.1, whole genome shotgun sequence:
- the Il23a gene encoding interleukin-23 subunit alpha — protein MLDCRAVILLWLLPWTAQCLAIPRSSSPDWAQCQQLSQSLCTLAWTAHPPVGHMDLLREEGDKETKNDVPHIQCGDGCDPQGLKDNSQFCLQRIHQGLVFYKHLLDSDIFTEEPSLFPDSPVGQLHSSLLGLSQLLQPEDQHWETKQLPSLSPSQQWQRPLLRSKILRSLQAFVAIAARVFAHGAATLSP, from the exons ATGCTGGATTGCAGAGCTGTAATACTGCTGTGGCTGCTGCCCTGGACCGCTCAGTGCCTGGCCATACCTAGGAGTAGCAGTCCTGACTGGGCTCAGTGCCAACAGCTCTCTCAGAGTCTCTGCACACTAGCTTGGACTGCACATCCACCAGTGGGACATATG GATCTACTAAGAGAAGAAGGAGATAAAGAGACTAAAAATGATGTCCCTCATATCCAGTGCGGAGATGGTTGTGATCCTCAAGGACTCAAGGACAACAGCCAG TTCTGCTTGCAAAGGATCCACCAAGGTCTGGTTTTTTATAAGCACCTGCTTGACTCAGACATCTTCACAGAGGAGCCTTCTCTATTCCCCGACAGTCCCGTGGGCCAACTTCATAGCTCACTACTGGGTCTCAGCCAACTCCTCCAG CCAGAGGATCAACATTGGGAGACCAAACAGCTGCCTAGCCTGAGTCCCAGCCAGCAGTGGCAGCGCCCCCTTCTCCGTTCCAAGATCCTTCGAAGCCTCCAGGCCTTTGTGGCTATAGCTGCCCGGGTCTTTGCTCACGGAGCAGCTACTCTGAGTCCTTAA